The following are encoded together in the Enterobacteriaceae endosymbiont of Plateumaris sericea genome:
- the nusA gene encoding transcription termination factor NusA: protein MNKEILAVVEAVSNEKSLPREKIFEAMESALASATKKKYEYDIEVYVNIDRKNGNFQTFRKWLIVKEVHYPTKEITLDAARIEDNSLNIGDYIYDQITSINFDRITTQIAKQVIVNKVREAEKAVTIEQFRQKEGKILNGIVKKINKTYLNLDLGNGAEATILREDMLPRENFRPGDRIKGLLFSVKEVLRGPQLFISRSKIKMLIELFRIEVPEINEGLIEIKAAARDPGYRAKIAVKTHDKRIDPVGACVGMRGARVQAISNELNGEKIDIVLWDQNPAQFVINAMSPADVSSIVIDENNHIVDIAVEEANLAKAIGRNGQNIRLASQLSGWELNVMTNNELQIKHKEEKKAIIDMFVKNLKIDKNLAIQLIKSGLTSIEEVIYIPINELYKLTSQFNLSIDYLRKIKEIAKYSLSLIKKIKNKKPLDKDLLNIEGMNNKLANLLKLKGILSIKDLAEQSIEDLSDINSLKKEQAGKMIMSARNTCWFNKKNNV from the coding sequence ATGAATAAAGAAATATTAGCTGTTGTTGAAGCTGTTTCTAATGAAAAATCTTTACCACGTGAAAAAATATTTGAAGCTATGGAAAGTGCATTAGCAAGTGCAACAAAAAAAAAATATGAATATGATATAGAAGTATATGTTAATATTGATCGTAAAAACGGAAATTTTCAAACTTTTAGAAAATGGTTAATCGTAAAAGAAGTTCATTATCCTACTAAAGAGATTACATTAGATGCAGCACGTATTGAAGATAATTCATTAAATATAGGTGATTATATTTATGATCAAATAACTTCTATTAATTTTGATCGTATAACCACACAAATTGCTAAACAAGTTATTGTAAATAAAGTTAGAGAAGCAGAAAAAGCTGTAACTATTGAACAATTTAGACAAAAAGAAGGAAAAATATTAAATGGAATTGTAAAAAAAATAAATAAAACTTATCTAAATTTAGATTTAGGTAATGGTGCAGAAGCTACTATTTTACGTGAAGATATGTTACCTAGAGAAAATTTTAGGCCTGGAGATAGAATTAAAGGTCTTCTTTTTTCTGTAAAAGAAGTATTACGTGGTCCTCAGTTATTTATTAGTAGATCAAAAATTAAAATGCTAATTGAATTATTTAGAATTGAAGTACCAGAAATAAATGAAGGATTAATTGAAATTAAAGCTGCAGCAAGAGATCCTGGTTATAGAGCAAAAATAGCAGTTAAAACACATGATAAACGTATAGATCCTGTAGGTGCATGCGTTGGAATGAGAGGTGCTAGAGTACAAGCTATCTCTAATGAATTAAATGGAGAAAAAATTGATATTGTTTTATGGGATCAAAATCCAGCTCAATTTGTTATAAACGCTATGTCTCCAGCTGATGTATCATCAATAGTAATAGATGAAAATAATCATATTGTTGATATTGCTGTAGAAGAAGCAAATTTAGCAAAAGCTATTGGACGTAATGGCCAAAATATCCGTTTAGCTTCACAATTAAGCGGATGGGAATTAAATGTTATGACAAATAATGAATTACAGATAAAACATAAGGAAGAAAAAAAAGCTATTATTGATATGTTTGTAAAAAATTTAAAGATTGATAAAAATTTAGCTATACAATTAATTAAATCTGGTCTTACTTCTATAGAAGAAGTAATATATATACCTATTAATGAATTATATAAATTAACTAGTCAATTTAATTTATCTATAGACTATTTAAGAAAAATAAAAGAAATAGCTAAATATAGTTTATCTTTAATTAAAAAGATAAAAAATAAAAAACCTTTAGATAAAGATTTATTAAATATTGAAGGAATGAATAATAAATTAGCTAACTTATTAAAATTAAAAGGAATCCTTTCTATAAAAGATTTAGCAGAACAAAGTATTGAAGATTTATCTGATATAAATAGTTTAAAAAAAGAGCAAGCAGGAAAAATGATTATGTCTGCTCGTAATACTTGTTGGTTTAATAAAAAAAATAATGTATAA
- the secG gene encoding preprotein translocase subunit SecG, with product MYKLFLILFIIVSIILIGLIMLQNNNTIDIGSSMNNSKSFFNTNTPNKIITKSIFVLAIIFFMISLTLSNLNNHRKNIVTNNYINS from the coding sequence ATGTATAAATTATTTTTGATTTTATTTATTATAGTATCAATAATTTTAATTGGTTTAATTATGTTACAAAATAATAATACTATTGATATTGGTTCTTCTATGAATAACTCAAAATCTTTTTTTAATACTAATACTCCTAATAAAATTATTACTAAATCTATTTTTGTTTTAGCTATAATTTTTTTTATGATTAGTTTAACATTAAGTAATTTAAATAATCATAGAAAAAATATTGTAACAAATAATTATATTAATTCATAA
- a CDS encoding RlmE family RNA methyltransferase translates to MFYKKNKKKNIWLKKYLKDIYVKQVKKNNKLRSRSWFKLQQIQKLDKIFKPNMIVIDLGCSPGGWSKFASIKIGLKGKIIACDLLPMKQINNVEYIQGDLCDKNIFNLIKNKLNNLKAQVIMSDISPNISGISEIDIPKFFYLSELALKLCYSILDFNGNFLIKVFQGIELKKYLKKINSLFKTIKIRKPNASRSSSREIYIVAKGYQNK, encoded by the coding sequence ATGTTTTATAAAAAAAATAAAAAAAAAAATATTTGGTTAAAAAAATATCTTAAAGATATCTATGTTAAACAGGTAAAAAAAAATAATAAATTAAGATCACGATCATGGTTTAAATTACAACAAATACAAAAATTAGATAAAATTTTTAAACCAAATATGATAGTTATAGATTTAGGATGTTCTCCTGGAGGTTGGTCTAAATTTGCATCAATAAAAATTGGATTAAAAGGAAAAATAATAGCTTGTGATTTATTACCAATGAAACAAATAAATAATGTAGAGTATATACAAGGAGATTTATGTGATAAAAATATATTTAATTTAATTAAAAATAAATTAAATAATTTAAAAGCACAAGTAATAATGTCCGATATATCTCCTAATATTTCTGGTATATCAGAAATAGATATACCTAAATTTTTTTATTTAAGTGAATTAGCTTTAAAATTATGTTATTCTATATTAGATTTTAATGGAAATTTTTTGATAAAAGTATTTCAAGGTATAGAATTAAAAAAATATTTAAAAAAAATTAATTCATTATTTAAAACAATAAAAATTAGAAAACCTAATGCTTCAAGATCTAGTTCTCGTGAAATATATATTGTAGCAAAAGGATATCAAAATAAATAA
- the rpoC gene encoding DNA-directed RNA polymerase subunit beta': MKDLFKLLKSPNRIEEFDAIKISLASSDIIRSWSFGEVKKPETINYRTFKPERDGLFCARIFGPVKDYECLCGKYKRLKHRGVICEKCGVEVTQTKVRRERMGHIELASPTAHIWFLKSLPSRIGLLLNMPLKDIERVLYFESYVIVEEGITKLNKRQILTEEQYLDALEEFGDEFNAKMGAEAIEYLLKNINLEEECEFLRNELYNTNSETKRKKITKRIKLLESFIHSGNKPEWMIMNVLPVLPPDLRPLVPLDGGRFATSDLNDLYRRVINRNNRLKRLLELSAPDIIVRNEKRMLQEAVDALLDNGRRGRAIIGSNKRPLKSLADMIKGKQGRFRQNLLGKRVDYSGRSVITVGPYLHLNQCGLPKKMALELFKPFIYGKLEIQGLATTIKSAKKMVEKEESVVWDVLEEVIREHPILLNRAPTLHRLGIQAFEPILIEGKAIQLHPLVCAAYNADFDGDQMAVHIPLTLEAQLEARALMMSTNNILSPANGEPIIVPSQDVVLGLYYMTRERINAKGEDMILSNPKEAEKAYRTGQGDLHARVKVRITEYYKNKNNEWIKNRNIVNTTIGRAIFWMYVPKGLPYKIINKTLGKKSISKMLNICYRILGLKPTVIFADKIMYTGFYYAARSGSSVGIDDIIIPKKKSSIILEAESEVSEIQEQFQSGLVTSGERYNKVIDIWSVANEKVAQAMMKNLSTENVINKKGIIEKQISFNNIFMMADSGARGSAAQIRQLAGMRGLMAKPDGSIIETPITANFREGLNVLQYFISTHGARKGLADTALKTANSGYLTRRLVDVAQDLVITENDCLTKNGIEISPIIEGGDVKESLRERVLGRVTAKDILIPGKKNILIPRNTLLNEKYCDLLDQYSIDTIEVRSVVSCETDFGVCANCYGRDLARGHIINKGEAIGVIAAQSIGEPGTQLTMRTFHIGGAASRVASESSIQIKDKGTINLTNMKSVINSDGKLVITSRNVKLKILDKFGRVKEKYKIPYGAIITKKNGEKINSGEIIAYWDPHTMPIISEVNGKVKFIDMLDSQTIIRQTDELTGLSSIVVLDTSERTSIGKDLRPMLKIVNYKNEDILIPGTDIPAHYFLPSKTIVHLENGVNIHAGDIIARIPQESGGTKDITGGLPRVADLFEARRPKESAILAEISGVISFGKETKGKRRIIISPINNNEDIYEEMIPKWRQINVFEGELVNKGDIISDGSESPHDILRLKGVNEVTNYIINEVQEVYRLQGVKINDKHIEVIIRQMLRKATIKNKGDSDFLDGEQVEVSQIKITNKKLKEQGKKIISYTHDLLGITKASLATASFISAASFQETTRVLTEASVAGKFDGLRGLKENVIVGRLIPAGTGYSYHKNRIKKRKNNITTTASASANLTELLNANLNKE; encoded by the coding sequence GTGAAAGATTTATTTAAGCTTTTAAAATCACCAAATAGAATAGAAGAATTTGACGCAATAAAAATTTCTTTAGCTTCTTCTGATATAATTAGATCTTGGTCTTTTGGAGAAGTAAAAAAACCAGAAACAATTAATTATCGTACTTTTAAACCAGAAAGAGATGGTTTATTTTGTGCTCGTATTTTTGGACCTGTAAAAGATTATGAGTGTCTATGTGGAAAATATAAAAGATTAAAACATCGTGGTGTAATATGTGAAAAATGTGGTGTTGAAGTTACACAAACTAAAGTTAGACGTGAAAGAATGGGACATATTGAACTTGCATCTCCTACTGCACATATATGGTTTTTAAAATCATTACCTTCTAGGATAGGATTATTATTAAATATGCCATTAAAAGATATCGAAAGAGTATTATATTTTGAATCTTATGTTATTGTTGAAGAAGGTATAACAAAATTAAATAAAAGACAAATTTTAACAGAAGAACAATATTTAGATGCATTAGAAGAATTTGGAGATGAATTTAATGCAAAAATGGGAGCAGAAGCTATTGAATACTTGTTAAAAAATATTAATTTAGAAGAAGAATGTGAATTTTTACGTAATGAATTATATAATACTAATTCTGAAACTAAAAGAAAAAAAATTACTAAACGTATAAAATTACTTGAATCTTTTATTCATTCAGGAAATAAACCGGAATGGATGATAATGAATGTATTACCAGTTTTACCTCCTGATTTAAGACCTTTAGTACCATTAGACGGAGGAAGATTTGCTACTTCTGATTTAAATGATTTATATCGTCGTGTTATTAATCGTAATAATAGATTAAAACGTTTATTAGAATTATCAGCTCCTGATATTATAGTAAGAAATGAAAAACGTATGTTACAAGAAGCAGTTGATGCTCTTTTAGATAATGGTAGAAGAGGAAGAGCAATAATAGGATCTAATAAAAGACCTTTAAAATCATTAGCAGATATGATTAAAGGTAAGCAAGGAAGGTTTAGACAAAATTTATTAGGAAAAAGAGTAGATTATTCAGGAAGATCTGTTATTACAGTAGGACCTTATTTACATTTAAATCAATGTGGTTTACCTAAAAAAATGGCTTTAGAATTATTTAAACCATTTATATATGGAAAATTAGAAATACAAGGATTAGCAACTACAATTAAATCTGCAAAAAAAATGGTTGAAAAAGAAGAATCTGTAGTTTGGGATGTTTTAGAAGAAGTTATAAGAGAACATCCAATATTATTAAATCGTGCACCAACTTTACATAGGTTAGGAATACAAGCTTTTGAACCAATATTAATTGAAGGAAAAGCAATACAATTACATCCTCTTGTATGTGCAGCCTATAATGCTGATTTTGATGGCGACCAAATGGCTGTCCATATTCCTCTAACTTTAGAAGCACAATTAGAAGCTAGAGCACTTATGATGTCTACTAATAATATTTTATCACCAGCTAATGGAGAACCTATTATTGTTCCATCACAAGATGTAGTTTTAGGTTTATATTATATGACTAGAGAAAGGATTAATGCTAAAGGAGAAGATATGATATTATCTAATCCTAAAGAAGCAGAAAAAGCTTATCGTACAGGACAAGGAGATTTACATGCACGTGTTAAAGTTAGAATAACTGAATATTATAAAAATAAAAATAATGAATGGATAAAAAATAGAAATATTGTAAATACTACAATAGGTAGAGCAATATTTTGGATGTATGTACCAAAAGGTTTACCTTATAAAATAATAAATAAAACTTTAGGTAAAAAATCAATTTCTAAAATGTTAAATATATGTTATAGAATTTTAGGATTAAAACCTACAGTTATTTTTGCAGATAAAATTATGTATACTGGATTTTATTATGCAGCTAGATCAGGGTCTTCTGTAGGAATTGATGATATTATTATTCCTAAAAAAAAATCTTCAATCATATTAGAAGCAGAATCTGAAGTTTCTGAAATACAAGAACAATTTCAGTCAGGATTAGTAACTTCAGGAGAAAGATATAACAAAGTTATTGATATTTGGTCAGTAGCTAATGAAAAAGTTGCACAAGCAATGATGAAAAATTTATCTACAGAAAATGTAATCAATAAAAAAGGAATAATAGAAAAACAAATTTCTTTTAATAATATTTTTATGATGGCAGATTCTGGTGCACGAGGTTCAGCTGCTCAAATTAGACAACTAGCTGGTATGAGAGGATTAATGGCCAAACCTGATGGATCTATTATTGAAACTCCAATAACAGCTAATTTTAGAGAAGGATTAAATGTATTACAATATTTTATATCTACTCACGGTGCAAGAAAAGGATTAGCAGATACTGCTTTAAAAACAGCAAATTCAGGTTATTTAACTCGTAGATTAGTTGATGTTGCTCAAGATTTAGTAATAACAGAAAATGATTGTTTAACTAAAAATGGTATTGAAATATCTCCTATAATTGAAGGAGGAGATGTAAAAGAATCTCTTAGAGAAAGAGTTTTAGGAAGAGTAACTGCAAAAGATATTTTAATACCAGGTAAAAAAAATATTTTAATTCCTAGAAATACATTATTAAATGAAAAATATTGTGATTTATTAGATCAATATTCTATTGATACTATTGAAGTGAGATCTGTAGTAAGTTGTGAAACTGATTTTGGTGTATGTGCTAATTGTTATGGTCGTGATTTAGCAAGAGGACATATTATTAATAAAGGAGAAGCAATTGGAGTAATTGCAGCTCAATCAATAGGTGAACCTGGAACACAATTAACTATGAGAACATTTCATATAGGTGGAGCAGCTTCTAGAGTAGCATCTGAATCTAGTATACAAATAAAAGATAAGGGAACTATAAATCTAACAAATATGAAATCAGTTATTAATTCTGATGGTAAATTAGTTATTACTTCAAGAAATGTTAAATTAAAAATTTTAGATAAATTTGGACGTGTAAAGGAAAAATATAAAATACCATATGGAGCAATTATAACTAAAAAAAATGGTGAAAAAATTAATTCAGGAGAAATAATTGCTTATTGGGATCCACATACTATGCCTATAATTAGTGAAGTTAATGGAAAAGTAAAATTTATTGATATGTTAGATAGTCAAACTATTATTCGTCAAACTGATGAATTAACAGGTTTATCTTCTATTGTAGTATTAGATACATCTGAAAGAACTTCAATAGGAAAAGATTTAAGACCTATGTTAAAAATTGTAAATTATAAAAATGAAGATATTCTTATTCCTGGAACTGACATTCCTGCTCATTATTTTTTACCTAGTAAAACAATAGTTCACTTAGAAAATGGTGTTAATATTCATGCAGGAGACATTATAGCAAGGATACCACAAGAATCAGGAGGTACTAAAGATATAACTGGAGGATTACCTAGAGTAGCAGATTTATTTGAAGCTCGTCGTCCAAAAGAGTCAGCTATTTTAGCGGAAATTAGTGGTGTAATTTCTTTTGGTAAAGAAACTAAAGGTAAAAGACGTATAATAATTAGTCCTATTAATAATAATGAAGATATATATGAAGAAATGATACCAAAATGGAGACAAATAAATGTATTTGAAGGAGAATTAGTAAATAAAGGAGATATTATTTCAGATGGTTCTGAATCTCCACATGATATATTACGTTTAAAAGGTGTTAATGAAGTAACAAATTATATAATTAATGAAGTTCAAGAAGTATATCGTTTACAAGGAGTAAAAATAAATGATAAACATATTGAAGTTATAATACGACAAATGTTACGTAAAGCAACAATTAAAAACAAAGGAGATTCTGATTTTTTAGATGGAGAACAAGTTGAAGTATCTCAAATTAAGATAACTAATAAAAAATTAAAAGAACAAGGAAAAAAAATAATATCTTATACTCATGATTTATTAGGTATTACTAAAGCATCTTTAGCAACTGCATCTTTTATTTCTGCTGCCTCTTTTCAAGAAACTACAAGAGTATTAACAGAAGCTTCTGTTGCAGGAAAATTTGATGGATTAAGAGGTTTAAAAGAAAATGTTATTGTTGGAAGATTAATTCCAGCTGGTACCGGATATTCTTATCATAAAAATCGTATTAAAAAAAGAAAAAATAATATTACTACAACAGCATCGGCATCTGCAAATTTAACTGAATTATTAAATGCAAATTTAAATAAAGAATAA
- the rpoB gene encoding DNA-directed RNA polymerase subunit beta, which yields MVYSQTEKKRIRKDFGKQSQVLSIPYLLSIQLDSFKKFIKQDLTGKYGLEAAFKSIFPIKSYSGNCELHYINYRLGKAIFNVKECKIRGMTYSAPLRVILQLIIHNKELSEINKKIIKEQEVYMGEIPLMTKNGTFIINGIERVVVSQLHRSPGVFFDSDKGKTHTSGKILYNARIIPYRGSWLDVEFDPKDNIFFRIDRRRKLPVTIMLKALGYDTEKILDIFFEKNIYIIKNEKLSIKLIPDRLRGETALFDIIVNGIIYIEKGKRITLRHINNLKKNKIKYINIPKDYLIGKVVSKDYINSKTGEIIISANSYLELDSIDKILETHEYDVIDTIFTNDLDNGPYISETLRIDVTADKLEALVEIYRMMRPGEPPTKESAELLFKKLFFNIERYDLSSVGRMKFNRSLLRNNIIGSGILNKQDIIDVIKKLIDIRNGRGEIDDIDHLGNRRIRSVGEMVENQFRIGLIRVERSVKERLSLSDNNNVMPQDMINAKPISAAIKEFFCSSQLSQFMDQNNPLSEITHKRRISALGPGGLTRERAGFEVRDVHPTHYGRVCPIETPEGPNIGLINSLSVYARTNKYGFLETPYRCVNNAYVTNIIHYLSSIEEGNFIIAQANTKINPSNGLILNDLVTCRNKGESSLFKKEQINYMDVSNQQIVSVGASLIPFLEHDDANRALMGANMQRQAVPTLKSEKPLVGTGMERIVAVDSGVTIIAKNSGIVQYVDASRIIIKINDNDETNIQTKGIDIYHLTKYTRSNQNTCINQIPCIKLNDLVEKGDVLADGPSTDLGELALGQNMRVAFMPWNGYNFEDSILLSEKIVQEDRFTTIHIQELSCISRDTKLGSEEITSDIPNVSESSLSKLDESGIVYIGAEVTSGDILVGKVTPKGETQLSPEEKLLRAIFGEKASDVKDTSLRVPNGVSGTVIDVKIFTRDGVKKDKRTLEIEEMELKQIKKDLFDEQKIFEVNIFTRIRLFLIQNGIHKEDILKYSLNHWVKLFSSQNKEKGNKLNNLIKQYDELKIKFNKILNIQKKKITQGDDLAPGILKIVKVNLAVKRQVQPGDKMAGRHGNKGVISKICPVEDMPYDDNGYPVDIVLNPLGVPSRMNIGQILETHLGMAAKGIGNKINLLLQQQKNIEEIRCFIQKAYNIGNNIRQNIDFNNFSDKEILSLANNLKQGMPIATPVFDGAKESEIKKLLKLSGLPISGQITLYDGLIGEKFERPVTVGYMYMLKLNHLVDDKMHARSTGSYSLVTQQPLGGKAQFGGQRFGEMEVWALEAYGAAYTLQEMLTIKSDDVNGRTKMYKNIVDGNHQMEPGMPESFNVLLKEIRSLGINIELENKE from the coding sequence ATGGTTTATTCTCAAACTGAAAAAAAACGTATTCGTAAAGATTTTGGTAAACAATCTCAAGTTTTAAGTATTCCATATTTACTTTCTATACAACTTGATTCATTTAAAAAATTTATAAAACAAGATCTTACGGGGAAATATGGATTAGAGGCTGCTTTTAAATCTATTTTTCCAATAAAAAGTTATAGTGGTAATTGTGAATTACATTATATAAATTATCGTTTGGGTAAAGCTATTTTTAATGTTAAAGAATGTAAAATAAGAGGTATGACTTATTCTGCACCTTTACGTGTAATATTACAATTAATTATTCATAATAAAGAATTATCAGAAATAAATAAAAAAATTATAAAAGAACAAGAAGTATATATGGGAGAAATTCCATTAATGACAAAAAATGGTACTTTTATAATTAATGGTATTGAAAGAGTAGTAGTATCTCAATTACACCGTAGTCCTGGAGTATTTTTTGATAGTGATAAAGGAAAAACACATACTTCAGGGAAAATATTATATAATGCTCGTATTATTCCATATAGAGGATCATGGTTAGATGTTGAATTTGATCCAAAAGATAATATTTTTTTTCGTATTGATAGAAGAAGAAAGTTACCAGTTACAATAATGTTAAAAGCTTTAGGTTATGATACTGAAAAAATTTTAGATATTTTTTTTGAAAAAAACATCTATATTATCAAAAATGAAAAATTATCAATAAAATTAATACCAGATAGATTAAGAGGAGAAACAGCATTATTTGATATAATAGTTAATGGTATAATTTATATAGAAAAAGGAAAACGTATTACTTTAAGACATATAAATAATTTAAAAAAAAATAAAATTAAATATATAAACATACCAAAAGATTATCTTATAGGAAAAGTAGTATCTAAAGATTATATAAATAGTAAAACAGGAGAAATTATAATTTCTGCTAATTCTTATTTAGAATTAGATAGTATTGATAAAATATTAGAAACTCATGAATATGACGTAATTGATACAATATTTACTAATGATTTAGATAATGGTCCATATATATCTGAGACATTAAGAATAGATGTTACTGCTGATAAATTAGAAGCTTTAGTAGAAATATATAGAATGATGAGACCTGGTGAACCTCCTACTAAAGAATCAGCAGAATTATTATTTAAAAAATTATTTTTTAATATAGAACGTTATGATTTATCTTCTGTAGGAAGAATGAAATTTAATCGTTCTTTATTACGTAATAATATAATTGGTTCTGGAATTTTAAATAAACAAGATATTATTGATGTAATTAAAAAATTAATAGATATACGTAATGGTAGAGGAGAAATAGATGATATTGATCATTTAGGTAATAGAAGAATTAGATCTGTTGGAGAAATGGTAGAAAATCAATTTCGTATAGGATTAATTCGTGTTGAACGTTCTGTTAAAGAACGATTATCATTAAGTGATAATAATAATGTAATGCCTCAAGATATGATTAATGCTAAACCTATTTCTGCTGCTATAAAAGAATTTTTTTGTTCAAGCCAATTATCTCAATTTATGGATCAAAATAATCCATTATCAGAAATTACACATAAAAGACGTATTTCAGCTTTAGGACCGGGAGGTTTAACTAGAGAAAGGGCAGGTTTTGAAGTTAGAGATGTTCATCCTACTCATTATGGTAGAGTATGTCCTATTGAAACACCAGAAGGTCCTAATATAGGTTTAATTAATTCATTATCAGTTTATGCGAGAACTAATAAATATGGTTTTTTAGAAACACCTTATCGTTGTGTTAATAATGCTTATGTTACTAATATTATTCACTATTTATCTTCTATAGAAGAAGGAAATTTTATTATTGCTCAAGCTAATACTAAAATTAATCCATCAAATGGATTAATTTTAAATGATTTAGTTACATGTAGAAATAAAGGTGAATCTAGTTTATTTAAAAAAGAACAAATTAATTATATGGATGTTTCAAATCAACAAATAGTTTCTGTAGGAGCTTCTTTAATTCCATTTTTAGAACATGATGATGCAAATAGAGCATTAATGGGTGCTAATATGCAAAGACAAGCTGTACCTACTTTAAAATCAGAAAAACCTTTAGTTGGTACTGGAATGGAAAGAATAGTAGCTGTAGATTCAGGGGTAACTATTATTGCAAAAAATTCAGGAATTGTACAATATGTAGATGCATCTCGTATTATTATCAAAATTAATGATAATGATGAAACAAATATACAAACAAAAGGTATTGATATTTATCATTTAACTAAATATACAAGATCTAATCAAAATACTTGTATTAATCAAATTCCATGTATTAAGTTAAATGATTTAGTAGAAAAAGGAGATGTATTAGCAGATGGGCCTTCTACAGATTTGGGTGAATTAGCACTTGGCCAGAATATGAGAGTAGCTTTTATGCCATGGAATGGTTATAATTTTGAAGATTCTATATTACTTTCAGAAAAAATTGTACAAGAAGATAGATTTACAACTATTCATATACAAGAATTATCATGTATATCTCGTGATACTAAATTAGGATCTGAAGAAATTACTTCAGATATTCCTAATGTTAGTGAATCTTCTTTATCTAAATTAGATGAATCAGGTATTGTATATATTGGTGCTGAAGTAACAAGTGGTGATATTTTAGTTGGAAAAGTTACTCCTAAAGGAGAAACACAATTATCACCAGAAGAAAAATTATTACGTGCTATCTTTGGAGAAAAAGCTTCTGATGTAAAAGATACATCATTACGAGTTCCTAATGGAGTTTCAGGTACTGTTATTGATGTAAAAATTTTTACAAGAGATGGAGTAAAAAAAGATAAAAGAACTTTAGAAATTGAGGAAATGGAATTAAAACAAATTAAAAAAGATTTGTTTGATGAACAAAAAATATTTGAAGTAAATATTTTTACACGTATACGTTTATTTCTAATACAAAATGGTATTCATAAAGAAGATATATTAAAATATTCTTTAAATCATTGGGTTAAATTATTTTCTTCTCAAAATAAAGAAAAAGGAAATAAATTAAATAATCTCATAAAACAATATGATGAATTAAAAATAAAATTTAATAAAATACTTAATATACAAAAAAAGAAAATAACTCAAGGTGATGATTTAGCTCCTGGTATATTAAAAATAGTTAAAGTTAATTTAGCTGTTAAAAGACAAGTACAACCAGGAGATAAAATGGCAGGAAGACATGGTAATAAAGGAGTAATATCTAAAATTTGTCCTGTAGAAGATATGCCGTATGATGATAATGGTTATCCTGTTGATATTGTATTAAATCCTTTAGGTGTTCCATCTAGAATGAATATAGGACAAATTTTAGAAACACATTTAGGTATGGCTGCAAAAGGTATTGGTAATAAAATTAACTTATTATTACAACAACAAAAAAATATTGAAGAAATACGTTGTTTTATTCAAAAAGCTTATAATATAGGTAATAATATTAGACAAAATATAGATTTTAATAATTTTTCAGATAAAGAAATATTATCTTTAGCAAATAATTTAAAACAAGGGATGCCAATTGCAACTCCAGTTTTTGATGGAGCTAAAGAAAGTGAAATAAAAAAATTATTAAAACTTTCTGGTTTACCAATTTCAGGACAAATTACATTATATGATGGTCTTATAGGTGAAAAATTTGAAAGACCTGTAACTGTAGGCTATATGTATATGTTAAAATTAAATCATTTAGTAGATGATAAGATGCATGCAAGATCTACAGGATCATATAGTTTAGTTACACAACAACCATTAGGAGGTAAAGCTCAATTTGGAGGGCAAAGATTTGGAGAAATGGAAGTATGGGCTTTAGAAGCATATGGAGCAGCATATACTTTACAAGAAATGTTAACAATTAAATCTGATGATGTAAATGGTAGAACAAAAATGTATAAAAATATTGTTGATGGAAATCACCAAATGGAACCAGGAATGCCAGAATCATTTAATGTTTTGCTTAAAGAAATACGTTCATTAGGAATAAATATTGAATTAGAAAATAAAGAATAA
- the rplL gene encoding 50S ribosomal protein L7/L12, whose translation MSITKKQIIEAVSTMSIMDIMDLISDMEKKFGVSSATIMTNTANDKIVEEVEEQTEFNVYLKNIGKNKIAVIKAVRNAISLGLKEAKDLVESAPVILKEAINKEEALALEKILKISGAEIEIK comes from the coding sequence ATGTCTATAACTAAAAAACAAATAATAGAAGCTGTTAGTACTATGTCTATTATGGATATAATGGATTTAATAAGTGATATGGAAAAAAAATTTGGAGTATCATCAGCTACTATTATGACAAATACAGCTAATGATAAAATTGTAGAAGAAGTAGAAGAGCAAACTGAATTTAATGTGTATTTAAAAAATATAGGTAAAAATAAAATAGCAGTTATAAAAGCAGTAAGAAATGCTATAAGCTTAGGATTAAAAGAAGCTAAAGATTTAGTAGAATCAGCTCCTGTTATACTTAAAGAAGCTATTAATAAAGAAGAAGCTTTAGCTTTAGAAAAAATATTAAAAATATCTGGAGCTGAAATAGAAATAAAATAA